The proteins below come from a single Aegilops tauschii subsp. strangulata cultivar AL8/78 chromosome 6, Aet v6.0, whole genome shotgun sequence genomic window:
- the LOC109768384 gene encoding nitrate reductase [NADH] codes for MAASVEPRQSFGRLDAPATAPPARNGASNGIRRRADSPVRGCGFPPLISPPRKALVEEDEDEDDDEEPEEDWREAYGSQLQLEVEPSTRDPRDEGTADAWIDRNPSLIRLTGKHPLNCEPPLARLMHHGFITPAPLHYVRNHGAVPRGDWSTWTVEVTGLVRRPARLTMDELANGFAAAELPATLVCAGNRRKEQNMVQQTVGFNWGAAGVSTSVWRGARLRDVLLRCGIMSSSKKGQALNVCFEGAEDLPGGGGSKYGTSVTREWALDPSRDILLAYAQNGEPLLPDHGYPVRVLIPGCIGGRMVKWLRRIVVTTAESDNYYHFKDNRVLPSHVDAELANSEAWWYRPEYIINELNTNSVITTPGHDEILPINAFTTQRAYTMKGYAYSGGGKKITRVEVTLDGGESWMLCTLDIPEKPNKYGRYWCWCFWSVEIEVLDLLGAKEVSVRAWDQTHNTQPEKLIWNLMGMMNNCWFKVKVNVCRPHKGEIGLVFEHPTQPGNQTGGWMARQKHLETAEAAAPGLKRSTSTPFMNTVADKQFTMSEVRKHGSKESAWIVVHGHVYDCTAFLKDHPGGADSILINAGSDCTEEFDAIHSDKAKALLDTYRIGELITTGTGYNSDNSVHGGSSLSHLAPIREATKVAGAPIALSSPREKVPCRLVDKKELSHDVRLFRFALPSSDQVLGLPVGKHIFVCATIDGKLCMRAYTPTSMVDEIGQFELLVKVYFRDEHPKFPNGGLMTQYLESLQLGSCIDVKGPLGHVEYTGRGNFVINGKQRRARRLAMICGGSGITPMYQVIQAVLRDQPEDETEMHLVYANRSEDDILLRDELDRWAAEYPERLKVWYVIDQVKRPEDGWRFSVGFVTEDILRAHVPEGGDDTLALACGPPPMIKFAISPNLEKMKYDMANSFISF; via the exons ATGGCCGCCTCTGTCGAGCCACGGCAGTCGTTCGGCCGCCTCGACGCGCCGgccaccgcgccgccggcccgcaacGGGGCCTCCAACGGCATCCGGCGCCGCGCCGACTCGCCGGTGCGCGGCTGCGGGTTCCCCCCGCTCATCTCGCCGCCCCGGAAGGCCCTCGTCGAGGAAGATGAGgacgaggacgatgacgaggagccggAGGAGGACTGGCGGGAGGCGTACGGCTCGCAGCTGCAGCTGGAGGTGGAGCCGTCGACGCGCGACCCGCGCGACGAGGGCACGGCGGACGCCTGGATCGACCGCAACCCGTCCCTGATCCGGCTCACCGGCAAGCACCCGCTCAACTGCGAGCCGCCGCTGGCCCGCCTCATGCACCACGGCTTCATCACGCCCGCGCCGCTCCACTACGTGCGCAACCACGGCGCCGTGCCCCGGGGCGACTGGTCCACCTGGACGGTGGAGGTGACGGGGCTCGTCCGCCGCCCCGCGCGGCTCACCATGGACGAGCTGGCCAACGGGTTCGCCGCCGCGGAGCTGCCCGCCACGCTGGTCTGTGCCGGCAACCGCCGCAAGGAGCAGAACATGGTGCAGCAGACGGTGGGCTTCAACTGGGGCGCCGCGGGGGTGTCCACCTCCGTCTGGCGCGGCGCCCGCCTCCGCGACGTGCTGCTCCGGTGCGGCATCATGTCCTCCTCCAAGAAGGGCCAGGCTCTCAACGTGTGCTTCGAGGGCGCCGAGGACctccccggcggcggcggctccaaGTACGGCACCAGCGTGACCCGGGAGTGGGCGCTCGACCCGTCCCGCGACATCCTGCTCGCCTACGCGCAGAACGGGGAGCCGCTGCTGCCCGACCACGGCTACCCCGTCCGCGTGCTCATCCCCGGGTGCATCGGCGGGCGCATGGTGAAGTGGCTCCGGCGCATCGTGGTCACCACCGCCGAGTCCGACAACTACTACCACTTCAAGGACAACCGGGTGCTGCCGTCGCACGTGGACGCGGAGCTGGCCAACTCCGAGGCGTGGTGGTACCGGCCCGAGTACATCATCAACGAGCTCAACACCAACTCGGTGATCACCACGCCGGGGCACGACGAGATCCTCCCCATCAACGCCTTCACCACCCAGCGCGCCTACACCATGAAAGGATACGCATACTCCG GTGGTGGCAAGAAGATCACACGAGTGGAGGTGACTCTGGATGGCGGCGAGAGCTGGATGTTGTGCACGCTCGACATCCCGGAGAAGCCGAACAAGTACGGGCGGTACTGGTGCTGGTGCTTCTGGTCAGTGGAGATCGAGGTCCTAGACCTCCTGGGCGCCAAGGAGGTGTCGGTGCGCGCATGGGACCAGACGCACAACACCCAGCCGGAGAAGCTCATCTGGAACCTCATGGGCATGATGAACAACTGCTGGTTCAAGGTGAAGGTGAACGTGTGCCGCCCCCACAAGGGCGAGATCGGGCTGGTCTTCGAGCACCCCACGCAGCCGGGGAACCAGACCGGCGGCTGGATGGCGCGGCAGAAGCACCTCGAGACGGCCGAGGCGGCCGCGCCGGGGCTCAAGCGCAGCACGTCTACCCCGTTCATGAACACCGTCGCGGACAAGCAGTTCACCATGTCCGAGGTGCGCAAGCACGGGTCCAAGGAGTCGGCGTGGATCGTGGTGCACGGCCACGTCTACGACTGCACCGCCTTCCTCAAGGACCACCCCGGCGGCGCCGACAGCATCCTTATTAATGCCGGATCCGACTGCACCGAGGAGTTCGACGCCATCCACTCCGACAAGGCCAAGGCGCTCCTCGACACGTACCGCATCGGCGAGCTCATCACCACGGGCACCGGCTACAACTCCGACAACTCGGTGCACGGCGGGTCGAGCCTCTCCCACCTCGCCCCGATCCGCGAGGCCACCAAGGTCGCTGGCGCGCCCATCGCGCTGTCCAGCCCGCGCGAGAAGGTCCCCTGCCGCCTGGTCGACAAGAAGGAGCTCTCCCACGACGTCCGCCTCTTCCGCTTCGCGCTGCCGTCCTCCGACCAGGTGCTCGGCCTGCCCGTCGGCAAGCACATCTTCGTGTGCGCCACCATCGACGGCAAGCTCTGCATGCGCGCCTACACGCCCACCAGCATGGTGGACGAGATCGGGCAGTTCGAGCTGCTCGTCAAGGTCTACTTCCGGGACGAGCACCCCAAGTTCCCCAACGGCGGGCTCATGACGCAGTACCTGGAGTCGCTCCAGCTCGGCTCCTGCATCGACGTCAAGGGCCCGCTGGGCCACGTGGAGTACACCGGCCGCGGCAACTTCGTCATCAACGGCAAgcagcggcgggcgcggcggctggcCATGATCTGCGGCGGCAGCGGGATCACGCCCATGTACCAGGTGATCCAGGCCGTGCTGCGGGACCAGCCGGAGGACGAGACGGAGATGCACCTGGTGTACGCGAACCGGAGCGAGGACGACATCCTGCTGCGCGACGAGCTGGACCGGTGGGCGGCGGAGTACCCGGAGAGGCTCAAGGTGTGGTACGTGATCGACCAGGTGAAGCGGCCCGAGGACGGGTGGAGGTTCAGCGTGGGGTTCGTGACGGAGGACATCCTGCGGGCGCACGTCCCCGAGGGCGGCGACGACACCCTCGCGCTCGCCTGCGGGCCGCCGCCCATGATCAAGTTCGCCATCTCGCCCAACCTGGAGAAGATGAAGTACGACATGGCCAATTCCTTCATCTCCTTCTGA